A genomic segment from Sandaracinaceae bacterium encodes:
- a CDS encoding SDR family oxidoreductase, with protein sequence MAEQKKTVLITGATSGIGRDAAHHLAARGYRVIATGRNARALAELAEAGLIALRLDVTDPESIEAVRREVDAITDGAGLDALVNNAGYGLVGPLEMLSDADVRAQFETNVFGLLAVTRAFLPAMRERGAGRIVNISSVGGRITFPLGGAYHATKYAVEAMSDALRMEVRQFGIEVVLIEPGYIDTGFTQTTLDTLAPYREPGSPYAASLALADGADEKLAPFAARPRAVSRAIEKAIARRYPRARYVAPAINALGPWMRILIPTRLLDWVFRRVAGLVPRSQPRALPGPSGA encoded by the coding sequence ATGGCTGAGCAGAAGAAGACCGTCCTCATCACGGGGGCGACCTCGGGCATCGGGCGCGACGCCGCCCATCACCTCGCGGCCCGCGGATACCGGGTGATCGCGACCGGGCGCAACGCGCGCGCGCTGGCGGAGCTGGCCGAGGCGGGGCTGATCGCGCTCCGGCTGGACGTGACCGACCCGGAGTCGATCGAGGCGGTCCGGCGGGAGGTCGACGCGATCACCGACGGCGCGGGGCTCGACGCGCTGGTCAACAACGCGGGCTACGGCCTCGTCGGGCCGCTCGAGATGCTGAGCGACGCGGACGTCCGGGCGCAGTTCGAGACGAACGTCTTCGGGCTGCTCGCGGTCACGCGCGCGTTCCTGCCCGCGATGCGGGAGCGCGGCGCGGGGCGCATCGTCAACATCAGCAGCGTGGGCGGCCGCATCACCTTCCCGCTCGGCGGCGCGTACCACGCGACCAAGTACGCGGTGGAGGCGATGAGCGACGCGCTGCGCATGGAGGTCCGCCAGTTCGGGATCGAGGTCGTGCTCATCGAGCCGGGCTACATCGACACCGGGTTCACCCAGACCACGCTCGACACGCTCGCCCCCTACCGCGAGCCGGGCTCCCCGTACGCGGCCAGCCTCGCGCTCGCCGACGGCGCGGACGAGAAGCTGGCCCCCTTCGCGGCCAGGCCCCGCGCGGTGTCGCGAGCCATCGAGAAGGCCATCGCCCGCCGCTACCCGCGCGCTCGATACGTCGCGCCCGCCATCAACGCGCTCGGCCCGTGGATGCGCATCCTGATCCCGACGCGGCTGCTGGACTGGGTCTTCCGGCGCGTCGCGGGGCTCGTGCCGCGGAGTCAGCCGCGCGCGCTGCCCGGTCCGAGCGGCGCCTGA
- a CDS encoding AI-2E family transporter, which translates to MKLGPGAKTVLMLAGVVIVVAGLKLAASMFVPLVTAVFITVVSMPVVRALTARRVPRWAAIMLAVLLDLTILVGVGALVGGSLNEFYERVPYYQERMAALTLDAARWVDHHGLHIDADRIGQAVDQVGLMSLVADLFQRLTSLVSKALLVALLVLFMLFESGPWRIKLAYVLHSPTQDLPRFAVATKEVQTYLVVKSGLSVVTGGLCGGWVAICGVDFPLLWGLLAFLLNYIPTLGMFIATIPPVVVALVQFGPGSALLVLAGYGVINFTLGNLVEPRVMGRALGLSPLVVFTSMVFWGWLWGPVGALLAVPLTMTIKIVMANTEDLRWAAVLLGSAEWFAQKRQEWEDPFEVERRRSLPPPPPTPEMEIERETVVLDGATRDAENPPLHLDGDDEYEGSGPRPIGGEGAGEGDEGEGAGGRETA; encoded by the coding sequence ATGAAGCTCGGACCGGGCGCCAAAACGGTCCTGATGCTCGCTGGCGTGGTCATCGTCGTCGCCGGCTTGAAGCTCGCGGCGTCGATGTTCGTGCCGCTCGTGACCGCCGTCTTCATCACGGTCGTCTCGATGCCCGTGGTCCGCGCGTTGACCGCGCGACGCGTGCCGCGCTGGGCCGCCATCATGCTCGCCGTGTTGCTCGACCTGACGATCCTCGTCGGGGTGGGCGCGCTGGTCGGGGGCTCGCTCAACGAATTCTACGAGCGCGTCCCCTACTACCAGGAGCGCATGGCCGCTCTGACCCTCGACGCGGCGCGGTGGGTCGACCACCACGGCCTCCACATCGACGCCGATCGCATCGGGCAGGCGGTCGACCAGGTCGGGCTGATGTCGCTCGTCGCCGACCTCTTCCAGCGCCTGACGTCGCTCGTCTCGAAGGCGCTCCTCGTCGCGCTCCTCGTGCTCTTCATGCTCTTCGAGTCGGGGCCCTGGCGCATCAAGCTCGCGTACGTGCTGCACAGCCCCACGCAGGATCTCCCGCGCTTCGCGGTCGCCACCAAGGAGGTGCAGACGTACCTCGTGGTCAAGAGCGGGCTGAGCGTCGTGACGGGCGGGCTCTGCGGCGGCTGGGTGGCCATCTGCGGGGTCGACTTCCCCCTCCTCTGGGGTCTGCTCGCCTTCCTGCTCAACTACATCCCGACCCTCGGCATGTTCATCGCCACCATCCCCCCGGTGGTCGTGGCGCTCGTCCAGTTCGGGCCCGGCTCCGCGCTCCTGGTCCTGGCGGGCTACGGGGTCATCAACTTCACGCTCGGCAACCTGGTCGAGCCCCGCGTCATGGGGCGCGCGCTCGGCCTGTCGCCCCTCGTGGTCTTCACCTCGATGGTCTTCTGGGGCTGGCTCTGGGGGCCGGTCGGCGCGCTGCTCGCCGTGCCCCTCACGATGACGATCAAGATCGTCATGGCCAACACGGAGGACCTGCGCTGGGCCGCCGTGCTCCTCGGGAGCGCAGAGTGGTTTGCGCAGAAGAGGCAGGAGTGGGAGGACCCGTTCGAGGTGGAGCGGCGCCGCTCGCTGCCGCCGCCCCCGCCGACGCCCGAGATGGAGATCGAGAGAGAGACGGTGGTCCTCGACGGCGCGACGCGAGACGCCGAGAACCCGCCGCTGCACCTCGACGGGGACGACGAGTACGAGGGCAGCGGGCCTCGCCCCATCGGCGGCGAGGGGGCGGGCGAAGGCGACGAAGGGGAGGGCGCGGGCGGTCGCGAGACCGCTTGA
- a CDS encoding TetR/AcrR family transcriptional regulator, which yields MAKDDKRERILDAALALFAERGFHGTAVPLVAKAAEVGAGTIYRYFESKERLVNELYRREKQRVVEHVLRALPTADSPRAQFHSFFRSIIGFALENRASFTFLEHHHHAPYMDTESRALEERTVMLALSFLAETAKQRITKPVAPEVLMAVVWGAIVRLLKETWDGHVSLDEATLDQAEDVLWEAVRL from the coding sequence ATGGCGAAGGACGACAAACGAGAGCGGATCCTGGACGCGGCGCTGGCGCTGTTCGCCGAGCGTGGCTTCCACGGCACGGCGGTCCCGCTCGTGGCCAAGGCCGCCGAGGTGGGGGCCGGGACCATCTACCGCTACTTCGAGAGCAAGGAGCGGCTGGTGAACGAGCTCTACCGGCGCGAGAAGCAGCGGGTCGTCGAGCACGTGCTGCGCGCCCTGCCGACCGCGGACTCGCCCCGCGCCCAGTTCCACAGCTTCTTCCGGTCGATCATCGGCTTCGCGCTGGAGAACCGGGCGTCTTTCACGTTCCTGGAGCACCATCACCACGCCCCGTACATGGACACGGAGAGCCGCGCGCTCGAGGAGCGCACCGTCATGCTGGCGCTCTCGTTTTTGGCCGAGACGGCCAAGCAGCGCATCACCAAGCCGGTCGCGCCCGAGGTGCTGATGGCGGTGGTGTGGGGGGCGATCGTGCGGCTCCTGAAGGAGACCTGGGACGGGCACGTGAGCCTCGACGAGGCCACGCTGGACCAGGCCGAGGACGTGCTGTGGGAGGCCGTGCGCCTCTGA
- a CDS encoding secondary thiamine-phosphate synthase enzyme YjbQ, protein MTVERVKLRVETRGRGTLDITRRVQEAVAQSGVAEGLCTIFVHHTSASVIICENADPDVRRDLDAFFARLVPDGDPLFVHTAEGPDDMPSHVRSVLTATSIGVPVADGRCDLGTWQGIYLYEHRTHPHTRSVSVVVQGA, encoded by the coding sequence GTGACCGTCGAGCGCGTGAAGCTGCGCGTGGAGACGCGCGGGCGCGGCACCCTGGACATCACCCGCCGGGTGCAGGAGGCCGTCGCGCAGAGCGGCGTGGCGGAGGGCCTCTGCACGATCTTCGTGCACCACACGAGCGCGTCCGTGATCATCTGCGAGAACGCCGACCCCGACGTGCGCCGCGACCTCGACGCCTTCTTCGCGCGGCTCGTGCCCGACGGCGACCCGCTCTTCGTGCACACCGCCGAGGGGCCCGACGACATGCCGAGCCACGTGCGCAGCGTCCTGACCGCGACCTCGATCGGCGTGCCCGTCGCCGACGGCCGCTGCGATCTCGGCACCTGGCAGGGCATCTACCTCTACGAGCACCGCACCCACCCGCACACCCGATCGGTGAGCGTGGTCGTTCAGGGCGCGTGA